In Mycolicibacterium aubagnense, the DNA window TCAACCCGGACGGCACGTTCACGGTGACGGTGAGTTCCCGTCCGGCCGTCCAAGGCGAGACCAACCATCTTCAGATTCCGACCAACACCACGTTGATCGTGGCCCGAAACACGTTGTCGGACTGGAACGCTCAGTCGCCGATGAGTCTTTCGATCCAGCGGGTCGGCGGTCCTCCGGACAGCTTGTTCGCGCAGATCGGTGGCTTCGCCATTCCCGGCCTGGGTTCGTTCGTTGCCGGCAATTCGTTGCTTACCAACCTCGTCTCGCTCATCCCGCCGCTGCCGGTGATGCCGACATTCCTGAAGGGGCTGGAGGCGTCGGTGGTATTGGCCCTCGGGCTGCAGATGGAGCCGCAGTACATGGATGTGGCGACCAAGGATTCGTCGGGAAAGACGAAGGCACCCAATGTCTTCACCGATCCCGAGAGCAACGCCACGTTCCTGTCGACCCAGGTGCAGAGCCCGGGGTACTTTCAGTTGACCAACGATCAGGCGCTGGTGCTGACCATCAAGCCGGGCGATGCGGGCTATTTCGTCGTACCGGTGACCAACGACTGGACCATCACCAAGAACTACTGGGATCAGCAGACCAGCCTCAACATCGCGCAGTCGGTGGCCAACCCGGACGGCAGTTACACCATCGTGGTGTCACCGACCGATCCCGGTGTGGCGAACTGGGTGTCCACGGGCGGCCTGAACCAGGGCACCATTTCGATCCGCTTTCAGGACATCGACACGTCCGGCACCGATCTGCCGAAGGTGAGTTCACAAGTCGTCGCGCTCAGTGACCTCAGCACCGTCCTGCCGGCTGGGACCACGTATGTCACTGCCGCACAACGGCAAGCGGCCCTTGATCAGCGCAAGGCCGGATTCGACAACCGCTTCGCGCCCTACCCGCAGGTGTGACTCAGTACTCGTGGTTCGGGCATTGCACGTCGACGTAGACGGTTGCGGCCACCGGACCGCCGGGCTTGAAATTGCCCGGATTGTTCACGCCGGTGACCCAGCAGACGTCGAGCGGTTTGGTGTCGAAACCGTTGGTCCAGTTGATGTGTACGAGGTAACCCTTGGACTGGAGATTGTTGATGACATCGGCCGCTGAACCGCTGGTGTCGTAAGTGTCGGCCGTGGCCTGCGGAGCGAGCGCTAACGACACGGCGAGCGCCCCGGCGGCGGCCGCCATGACGGAATGTCGCTTCATGCTCACCATGATCCTCCGGATCTGTGTGAACCAGGTGTGAATTTCAGGCGAGCACGGCCAACCGCGTCGGCTCGGACAGCCCGCGCAGTGTGACGGTGTCGCCCAAAGCCCAGTGCGCACTTTCCGATTCGCTGACCGCGTCGAGCATGTCCGCGGCGATTGCCAGATGACCCGGCACGGACTT includes these proteins:
- a CDS encoding DUF1214 domain-containing protein codes for the protein MSTLPMQLMKAILTFAFQLNAKQQYSQVGGPDPANLNQLGQAVNEYAQQAAMEYQLLDSMNPTVLEMVMPPHDWFGQSVTGTRILYDNPDTIYRMMGVNSTSTYVITGKFAPGQMPAETTFSVLTGLGGTTAAVLNAKDMQINPDGTFTVTVSSRPAVQGETNHLQIPTNTTLIVARNTLSDWNAQSPMSLSIQRVGGPPDSLFAQIGGFAIPGLGSFVAGNSLLTNLVSLIPPLPVMPTFLKGLEASVVLALGLQMEPQYMDVATKDSSGKTKAPNVFTDPESNATFLSTQVQSPGYFQLTNDQALVLTIKPGDAGYFVVPVTNDWTITKNYWDQQTSLNIAQSVANPDGSYTIVVSPTDPGVANWVSTGGLNQGTISIRFQDIDTSGTDLPKVSSQVVALSDLSTVLPAGTTYVTAAQRQAALDQRKAGFDNRFAPYPQV